The genomic stretch CGCTAGTAAACTGCGGGTACAAATAATATTAGCAGCCAGCGGTGCTAATAATTTGAGCATTAGTGGCCAATTTTTATTTCCGGAAAAACCAATTATGAGAAAAGTAGGTTTGATTTTATTCTTTTTGATATTAGCAACCAATGCTTTCACCTTATCTGGATTATGAGCGCCATCAATCATGATTAATGGATTGGTTTGAACGATCTCTTGTCTAGCTGGCAAAGAGCAATTAATGATGGTTTTTATCCAACGATTAGTTAAATAATAGATAACCTCTTTGGCGAGAGCTATATTTTGACTGGCAAAATATTTATTACTACTACGAACAACAGTCATTGGCACTTTATGCAGCTGACATTGTTGAGTAAATATTTTTAATATTTGTTGTCTATTTTCGCCAGTAAAAAAAGCTGAACCGCCCTTAATGATGCCAGCTTTATGGTGAGCAATAGAAGATAGAGAATTACCTAATAATTTTTGATGATCCAGACCAATGTTGGTAATAACACTGGCCACTGGCGCCGGAATAATATTAGTAAAATCATTACCCCCACCAACATTTGTTTCCAAAACAACATAGTCGCATTTCATTTCCGACCAATAGAGAAAGCCAATGGTGAGTAGTAGTCCCAAGTAAGACGGCGGTTTAACGCCTTGATCTATTATTTTTTTGATCTTTCGGTAGTAGTGCAAAAACTGTTGGGGTGCAATATATTCATTATTAATGCTAATTCTTTCAATAGCTGTATTTAAATGCGGCGAAATATAAAGACCAATCTTTTTATTACTTTTTTGTAGGCCGTTATTAATATAAGAGCAAACCGAGCCTTTACCCGAGGTACCAGCGACATGAATAAAGTTTATTTTTCTTTCCGGATGATCAAAGTGGCTGAGGAAATCAGCAAAGCAATAGAGTTTTTCTGGACTATTAATATAATCTTTAATATGACCACCGCTAAAACTTTCTAAATATTTTATTGCTTGACGGTAGTGATTTAATTGTCTTTTATTCATAGCGATCGCAGGTAAATGAAACTCCCTTGATTATAAATTAACCCTTTCAATTCTAGTAGCGAGAGACTGCTACTTAAAGTCACAATATCCATTTTACACAATTCACTCAATTTATCAATTGTCAGCGGAGTGGATTGTAGAAATTCAATAATAATTTTTTCTTGATTGCTGAGCAAGGGCAGGGTCACTGTTTTTCCAGTGGTTAATTTGTATGTTTCTAAGATGTCTTCGCTACTACAGACCAATTTAGCGCCTTGTTGAATTAATTTATTAGTGCCTTGAGATTGTTGTTGATAAATATTACCGGGAACAGCCATCACTTCTCTGTTTTGTTCTAAAGCGCATTGAGCAGTAATTAGCGATCCCGATTTATTAGCCGCTTCAATAATTAAAGTTGCCTGTGATAAGCCCGCAATGATTCTATTACGGCGGGGAAAGTTTTGCGGTAAACAGCTGGTCAATGGTGGGTATTCTGATAGGAGTAAACCAGTAGTAAGTATTTTTTGCGCTAGGTGATAGTTTTGGCGGGGGTAGAGAGAGGCATTATCTAGTCCGCCAGCAAGTATCGCAATGGTTGGTGCGTTTTGATCAAGAGCGTTTTGATGAGCTAGGCCATCAACACCCAAAGCTAGGCCGGAGACGATAATAATATTTTGTTGGATCACGGGCTTTAATAGCGCGGGCATTATTTGTTGCGCATAGTTAGTACAATTACGTGTTCCGACAACAGCTAAAAAGTTTTTGTGATCAAAGACGGACATTTGCCCGCGCCAATATAATACTGCTGGCGGATCATAGATCTCTTTCAATAACGACGGATAGTTG from Candidatus Komeilibacteria bacterium CG_4_10_14_0_2_um_filter_37_10 encodes the following:
- the dprA gene encoding DNA-protecting protein DprA, translated to MEQRVILLALSLLPQIGPRTILWLIKNQYLSESIFLSHRYPEFWPNKLKNIDWPTLVSNTKLLLEQLNKYQINYLTILDDNYPSLLKEIYDPPAVLYWRGQMSVFDHKNFLAVVGTRNCTNYAQQIMPALLKPVIQQNIIIVSGLALGVDGLAHQNALDQNAPTIAILAGGLDNASLYPRQNYHLAQKILTTGLLLSEYPPLTSCLPQNFPRRNRIIAGLSQATLIIEAANKSGSLITAQCALEQNREVMAVPGNIYQQQSQGTNKLIQQGAKLVCSSEDILETYKLTTGKTVTLPLLSNQEKIIIEFLQSTPLTIDKLSELCKMDIVTLSSSLSLLELKGLIYNQGSFIYLRSL